A section of the Echeneis naucrates chromosome 12, fEcheNa1.1, whole genome shotgun sequence genome encodes:
- the ermp1 gene encoding endoplasmic reticulum metallopeptidase 1 isoform X2 — MESDTAVRRIKPSGTQNYVAQDNSDGHRDRDRCGDNGYSGDPKRKPEVKLYLLREGLAASLLSVFILVLWGLVHLSLQQLVIGKPCGDFNAVRARRHLEQITSVGPRPVGSQENEVLTVGYLLEQIENIRVETAAGPHQLMVDVQRPTGSFSIDFLGGFTSFYDHVTNIAVRLEPKGGANHLMLANCHFDTVANSPGASDDAVSCAVMLEVLHSLANQSSPLHHGVIFLFNGAEENILQASHGFITQHPWAKQVRAFINLEAAGVGGKEVVFQTGPENPWLVQAYVHAAKHPFASVVGQEVFQSGVIPSDTDFRIYRDFGNIPGIDLAFIENGFIYHTKYDTADRILTDSIQRAGDNILAVLKYLLTSEKLADSSEYRHGNMVFFDLLGVVVVAYPARVGTILNYLVATATFLYLAKKASLPGNRGGRYVWDLACATGVAVLSWFVTLLSVLIVALLVTLLGRSMFWYNHFYSSICLYGAAATGKMIFIHTLAKNLYYGVTKDQTFLGDLYFDVSLLLWCCSLVWLTQQGLCSAYVPMLMVSFPLATRLLLAKEFKHRGASVKYSVLYLLGLALPYVHFMFLIWVVFEIFTPIMGRSGTEIPPEVVLASLVTLTTIFLSSFFLHFIYLVRSTKWILAGLASIFIIMFLLVSSGLFFPYSGSPDSPRPKRVFLQHTTRTFHNLQGQVESHDSGLWINSFDYTGIQHITPNIPEINDSVRTHCREDRPFCGYPWFLPVKFLSKKNWYLPAPEVSPSSPLEFRLLSKEETSWGTIKMAFSAKGPSHMSLYLMPHRGASLSTWSFGDGTPQFDLSGEYFVFYSHGLDAPTWNFWFEIQVLIYNQTGPEGIISVAISSHYFFGDDQRTAQLEELLHRFPTWAFPSFWVSTYDMYRY, encoded by the exons ATGGAAAGCGACACCGCTGTCAGGAGAATAAAACCGTCAGGGACGCAAAATTATGTAGCGCAAGATAACAGCGACGGacaccgggaccgggaccggtGCGGGGATAACGGCTACAGCGGCGACCCGAAGAGGAAACCCGAAGTGAAGCTGTACCTGCTGAGGGAAGGGCTGGCAGCCTCCCTGCTGTCCGTGTTTATTCTGGTGCTGTGGGGACTCGTTCATCTGTCCTTACAGCAGCTCGTCATCGGAAAACCCTGCGGAGACTTCAACGCGGTGAGAGCCAG ACGGCACTTGGAGCAGATCACCAGCGTTGGCCCACGGCCAGTGGGTAGTCAGGAGAATGAAGTCTTGACAGTGGGTTACTTGTTGGAGCAGATTGAGAACATCCGGGTTGAGACTGCAGCAGGCCCCCATCAGCTCATGGTGGATGTGCAGCGTCCCACTGGATCTTTCTCCATTGACTTTCTTGGAGGCTTCACCAGCTTCTATGACCATGTCACCAACATCGCTGTCAGACTAGAGCCCAAAGGAGGTGCAAACCATCTCATGCTCGCCAACTGCCACTTTGACACTGTAGCCAACAGCCCAG GTGCCAGTGATGATGCAGTGAGCTGTGCAGTAATGCTGGAAGTCCTCCATTCTCTGGCCAAccagtcctctcctctccaccatGGAGTTATCTTCCTATTTAATGGGGCAGAGGAAAATATCCTGCAG GCCAGTCATGGTTTCATTACCCAGCATCCATGGGCCAAACAGGTGCGAGCCTTTATTAATTTGGAAGCTGCAGGTGTTGGTGGAAAGGAAGTTGTTTTCCAGACAG GCCCAGAGAATCCATGGCTGGTTCAGGCCTATGTCCATGCAGCTAAACACCCTTTTGCCTCTGTGGTTGGTCAGGAAGTCTTTCAGAGTGGTGTCATCCCGTCTGACACCGACTTCCGCATCTACAGGGACTTTGGGAACATCCCAG gCATTGATTTGGCTTTCATTGAAAATGGTTTCATTTACCATACCAAGTATGACACTGCTGACAGGATCCTGACAGACTCCATACAGAGAGCTG GCGACAATATCCTGGCAGTCCTGAAGTACCTGCTAACGTCAGAGAAGTTGGCTGATTCCTCAGAGTATCGTCATGGGAACATGGTATTTTTTGACTTGTTAGGGGTGGTTGTGGTGGCGTACCCTGCTCGTGTTGGCACCATTCTCAACTACTTGGTAGCCACAGCCACCTTCCTCTATCTGGCAAAGAAAGCCTCCCTGCCTGGAAATAGGG GCGGTCGCTATGTGTGGGATCTGGCATGTGCCACTGGTGTAGCAGTACTGAGCTGGTTCGTCACCCTGCTGTCGGTGCTGATTGTAGCTCTTCTTGTGACTCTGCTGGGTCGCTCCATGTTTTGGTACAACCATTTCTACTCCTCCATCTGCCTGTATGGGGCTGCAGCCACCGGCAAGATGATCTTCATCCACACGCTCGCCAAGAATCTTTACTATGGGGTAACCAAAGATCAGACCTTT CTGGGCGATCTCTACTTTGATGTGAGCTTGCTCCTGTGgtgctgcagcctggtgtggttGACCCAGCAGGGCTTATGCTCTGCGTATGTGCCCATGCTAATGGTGTCCTTCCCCCTGGCCACCAGACTGCTGCTAGCTAAGGAATTTAAACACAGAG gagcATCAGTGAAGTACAGCGTGCTCTATCTGCTGGGCCTGGCATTGCCGTATGTCCACTTCATGTTCCTCATCTGGGTGGTGTTTGAGATTTTCACGCCCATCATGGGACGCAGTGGCACAGAGATACCTCCCGAGGTGGTGCTGGCCTCGCTCGTCACCCTCACGaccatcttcctctcttcttttttt CTACATTTCATTTACTTAGTACGGAGCACAAAGTGGATCTTAGCTGGTCTTGCCTCAATATTCATCATCATGTTCCTGTTGGTGTCCAGTGGCCTCTTCTTTCCTTATTCAGGAAGTCCAGACAGCCCTCGGCCTAAACGTGTCTTCCTGCAG CATACGACGAGGACCTTCCACAATCTCCAGGGCCAAGTGGAGAGCCACGACTCGGGCCTTTGGATAAACAGCTTCGACTACACAGGCATACAGCACATCACACCCAACATCCCCGAGATCAATGACAGCGTCCGCACACACTGCCGGGAGGACCGGCCTTTCTGCGGTTACCCCTGGTTCCTGCCGGTGAAGTTCCTCAGCAA GAAGAACTGGTATCTTCCTGCCCCAGAGGTGTCTCCCAGCTCTCCACTGGAATTCAGGCTTCTGTCCAAAGAGGAGACCAGCTGGGGGACAATCAAGATGGCCTTCAGTGCTAAAG GGCCCAGCCACATGTCTCTGTATCTGATGCCTCACCGAGGAGCCAGcctctccacctggtccttcGGGGACGGGACACCTCAGTTTGACCTGAGCGGAGAATATTTTGTCTTCTATTCCCATGGCCTTGATGCTCCCACATGGAACTTCTGGTTTGAAATACAGGTACTTATTTATAATCAAACAG GCCCTGAAGGGATTATCTCTGTCGCCATTTCCTCCCACTATTTCTTTGGGGATGACCAGAGGACTGCTCAGCTGGAGGAACTCCTCCACAGGTTTCCGACATGGGCTTTTCCTTCATTTTGGGTCAGTACCTACGACATGTACCGTTACTGA
- the ermp1 gene encoding endoplasmic reticulum metallopeptidase 1 isoform X3 yields MESDTAVRRIKPSGTQNYVAQDNSDGHRDRDRCGDNGYSGDPKRKPEVKLYLLREGLAASLLSVFILVLWGLVHLSLQQLVIGKPCGDFNAVRARRHLEQITSVGPRPVGSQENEVLTVGYLLEQIENIRVETAAGPHQLMVDVQRPTGSFSIDFLGGFTSFYDHVTNIAVRLEPKGGANHLMLANCHFDTVANSPGASDDAVSCAVMLEVLHSLANQSSPLHHGVIFLFNGAEENILQASHGFITQHPWAKQVRAFINLEAAGVGGKEVVFQTGPENPWLVQAYVHAAKHPFASVVGQEVFQSGVIPSDTDFRIYRDFGNIPGIDLAFIENGFIYHTKYDTADRILTDSIQRAGDNILAVLKYLLTSEKLADSSEYRHGNMVFFDLLGVVVVAYPARVGTILNYLVATATFLYLAKKASLPGNRGGRYVWDLACATGVAVLSWFVTLLSVLIVALLVTLLGRSMFWYNHFYSSICLYGAAATGKMIFIHTLAKNLYYGGVRLIELGDLYFDVSLLLWCCSLVWLTQQGLCSAYVPMLMVSFPLATRLLLAKEFKHRGASVKYSVLYLLGLALPYVHFMFLIWVVFEIFTPIMGRSGTEIPPEVVLASLVTLTTIFLSSFFLHFIYLVRSTKWILAGLASIFIIMFLLVSSGLFFPYSGSPDSPRPKRVFLQVQSHTHTQKHKHLHKHNGKKSLAHLTVGCHLFSCKNVSFPLLLLRTL; encoded by the exons ATGGAAAGCGACACCGCTGTCAGGAGAATAAAACCGTCAGGGACGCAAAATTATGTAGCGCAAGATAACAGCGACGGacaccgggaccgggaccggtGCGGGGATAACGGCTACAGCGGCGACCCGAAGAGGAAACCCGAAGTGAAGCTGTACCTGCTGAGGGAAGGGCTGGCAGCCTCCCTGCTGTCCGTGTTTATTCTGGTGCTGTGGGGACTCGTTCATCTGTCCTTACAGCAGCTCGTCATCGGAAAACCCTGCGGAGACTTCAACGCGGTGAGAGCCAG ACGGCACTTGGAGCAGATCACCAGCGTTGGCCCACGGCCAGTGGGTAGTCAGGAGAATGAAGTCTTGACAGTGGGTTACTTGTTGGAGCAGATTGAGAACATCCGGGTTGAGACTGCAGCAGGCCCCCATCAGCTCATGGTGGATGTGCAGCGTCCCACTGGATCTTTCTCCATTGACTTTCTTGGAGGCTTCACCAGCTTCTATGACCATGTCACCAACATCGCTGTCAGACTAGAGCCCAAAGGAGGTGCAAACCATCTCATGCTCGCCAACTGCCACTTTGACACTGTAGCCAACAGCCCAG GTGCCAGTGATGATGCAGTGAGCTGTGCAGTAATGCTGGAAGTCCTCCATTCTCTGGCCAAccagtcctctcctctccaccatGGAGTTATCTTCCTATTTAATGGGGCAGAGGAAAATATCCTGCAG GCCAGTCATGGTTTCATTACCCAGCATCCATGGGCCAAACAGGTGCGAGCCTTTATTAATTTGGAAGCTGCAGGTGTTGGTGGAAAGGAAGTTGTTTTCCAGACAG GCCCAGAGAATCCATGGCTGGTTCAGGCCTATGTCCATGCAGCTAAACACCCTTTTGCCTCTGTGGTTGGTCAGGAAGTCTTTCAGAGTGGTGTCATCCCGTCTGACACCGACTTCCGCATCTACAGGGACTTTGGGAACATCCCAG gCATTGATTTGGCTTTCATTGAAAATGGTTTCATTTACCATACCAAGTATGACACTGCTGACAGGATCCTGACAGACTCCATACAGAGAGCTG GCGACAATATCCTGGCAGTCCTGAAGTACCTGCTAACGTCAGAGAAGTTGGCTGATTCCTCAGAGTATCGTCATGGGAACATGGTATTTTTTGACTTGTTAGGGGTGGTTGTGGTGGCGTACCCTGCTCGTGTTGGCACCATTCTCAACTACTTGGTAGCCACAGCCACCTTCCTCTATCTGGCAAAGAAAGCCTCCCTGCCTGGAAATAGGG GCGGTCGCTATGTGTGGGATCTGGCATGTGCCACTGGTGTAGCAGTACTGAGCTGGTTCGTCACCCTGCTGTCGGTGCTGATTGTAGCTCTTCTTGTGACTCTGCTGGGTCGCTCCATGTTTTGGTACAACCATTTCTACTCCTCCATCTGCCTGTATGGGGCTGCAGCCACCGGCAAGATGATCTTCATCCACACGCTCGCCAAGAATCTTTACTATGGG GGTGTCCGTCTCATCGAGCTGGGCGATCTCTACTTTGATGTGAGCTTGCTCCTGTGgtgctgcagcctggtgtggttGACCCAGCAGGGCTTATGCTCTGCGTATGTGCCCATGCTAATGGTGTCCTTCCCCCTGGCCACCAGACTGCTGCTAGCTAAGGAATTTAAACACAGAG gagcATCAGTGAAGTACAGCGTGCTCTATCTGCTGGGCCTGGCATTGCCGTATGTCCACTTCATGTTCCTCATCTGGGTGGTGTTTGAGATTTTCACGCCCATCATGGGACGCAGTGGCACAGAGATACCTCCCGAGGTGGTGCTGGCCTCGCTCGTCACCCTCACGaccatcttcctctcttcttttttt CTACATTTCATTTACTTAGTACGGAGCACAAAGTGGATCTTAGCTGGTCTTGCCTCAATATTCATCATCATGTTCCTGTTGGTGTCCAGTGGCCTCTTCTTTCCTTATTCAGGAAGTCCAGACAGCCCTCGGCCTAAACGTGTCTTCCTGCAGgttcagtctcacacacacacacagaagcacaagcatctacacaaacacaacggAAAAAAATCTCTTGCACATTTAACTGTTGGATGTCATCTGTTTAGTTGTAAAAAcgtttcttttcctcttttgctttTGAGGACATTGtag
- the ermp1 gene encoding endoplasmic reticulum metallopeptidase 1 isoform X1 has protein sequence MESDTAVRRIKPSGTQNYVAQDNSDGHRDRDRCGDNGYSGDPKRKPEVKLYLLREGLAASLLSVFILVLWGLVHLSLQQLVIGKPCGDFNAVRARRHLEQITSVGPRPVGSQENEVLTVGYLLEQIENIRVETAAGPHQLMVDVQRPTGSFSIDFLGGFTSFYDHVTNIAVRLEPKGGANHLMLANCHFDTVANSPGASDDAVSCAVMLEVLHSLANQSSPLHHGVIFLFNGAEENILQASHGFITQHPWAKQVRAFINLEAAGVGGKEVVFQTGPENPWLVQAYVHAAKHPFASVVGQEVFQSGVIPSDTDFRIYRDFGNIPGIDLAFIENGFIYHTKYDTADRILTDSIQRAGDNILAVLKYLLTSEKLADSSEYRHGNMVFFDLLGVVVVAYPARVGTILNYLVATATFLYLAKKASLPGNRGGRYVWDLACATGVAVLSWFVTLLSVLIVALLVTLLGRSMFWYNHFYSSICLYGAAATGKMIFIHTLAKNLYYGGVRLIELGDLYFDVSLLLWCCSLVWLTQQGLCSAYVPMLMVSFPLATRLLLAKEFKHRGASVKYSVLYLLGLALPYVHFMFLIWVVFEIFTPIMGRSGTEIPPEVVLASLVTLTTIFLSSFFLHFIYLVRSTKWILAGLASIFIIMFLLVSSGLFFPYSGSPDSPRPKRVFLQHTTRTFHNLQGQVESHDSGLWINSFDYTGIQHITPNIPEINDSVRTHCREDRPFCGYPWFLPVKFLSKKNWYLPAPEVSPSSPLEFRLLSKEETSWGTIKMAFSAKGPSHMSLYLMPHRGASLSTWSFGDGTPQFDLSGEYFVFYSHGLDAPTWNFWFEIQPPRDPDPSGPEGIISVAISSHYFFGDDQRTAQLEELLHRFPTWAFPSFWVSTYDMYRY, from the exons ATGGAAAGCGACACCGCTGTCAGGAGAATAAAACCGTCAGGGACGCAAAATTATGTAGCGCAAGATAACAGCGACGGacaccgggaccgggaccggtGCGGGGATAACGGCTACAGCGGCGACCCGAAGAGGAAACCCGAAGTGAAGCTGTACCTGCTGAGGGAAGGGCTGGCAGCCTCCCTGCTGTCCGTGTTTATTCTGGTGCTGTGGGGACTCGTTCATCTGTCCTTACAGCAGCTCGTCATCGGAAAACCCTGCGGAGACTTCAACGCGGTGAGAGCCAG ACGGCACTTGGAGCAGATCACCAGCGTTGGCCCACGGCCAGTGGGTAGTCAGGAGAATGAAGTCTTGACAGTGGGTTACTTGTTGGAGCAGATTGAGAACATCCGGGTTGAGACTGCAGCAGGCCCCCATCAGCTCATGGTGGATGTGCAGCGTCCCACTGGATCTTTCTCCATTGACTTTCTTGGAGGCTTCACCAGCTTCTATGACCATGTCACCAACATCGCTGTCAGACTAGAGCCCAAAGGAGGTGCAAACCATCTCATGCTCGCCAACTGCCACTTTGACACTGTAGCCAACAGCCCAG GTGCCAGTGATGATGCAGTGAGCTGTGCAGTAATGCTGGAAGTCCTCCATTCTCTGGCCAAccagtcctctcctctccaccatGGAGTTATCTTCCTATTTAATGGGGCAGAGGAAAATATCCTGCAG GCCAGTCATGGTTTCATTACCCAGCATCCATGGGCCAAACAGGTGCGAGCCTTTATTAATTTGGAAGCTGCAGGTGTTGGTGGAAAGGAAGTTGTTTTCCAGACAG GCCCAGAGAATCCATGGCTGGTTCAGGCCTATGTCCATGCAGCTAAACACCCTTTTGCCTCTGTGGTTGGTCAGGAAGTCTTTCAGAGTGGTGTCATCCCGTCTGACACCGACTTCCGCATCTACAGGGACTTTGGGAACATCCCAG gCATTGATTTGGCTTTCATTGAAAATGGTTTCATTTACCATACCAAGTATGACACTGCTGACAGGATCCTGACAGACTCCATACAGAGAGCTG GCGACAATATCCTGGCAGTCCTGAAGTACCTGCTAACGTCAGAGAAGTTGGCTGATTCCTCAGAGTATCGTCATGGGAACATGGTATTTTTTGACTTGTTAGGGGTGGTTGTGGTGGCGTACCCTGCTCGTGTTGGCACCATTCTCAACTACTTGGTAGCCACAGCCACCTTCCTCTATCTGGCAAAGAAAGCCTCCCTGCCTGGAAATAGGG GCGGTCGCTATGTGTGGGATCTGGCATGTGCCACTGGTGTAGCAGTACTGAGCTGGTTCGTCACCCTGCTGTCGGTGCTGATTGTAGCTCTTCTTGTGACTCTGCTGGGTCGCTCCATGTTTTGGTACAACCATTTCTACTCCTCCATCTGCCTGTATGGGGCTGCAGCCACCGGCAAGATGATCTTCATCCACACGCTCGCCAAGAATCTTTACTATGGG GGTGTCCGTCTCATCGAGCTGGGCGATCTCTACTTTGATGTGAGCTTGCTCCTGTGgtgctgcagcctggtgtggttGACCCAGCAGGGCTTATGCTCTGCGTATGTGCCCATGCTAATGGTGTCCTTCCCCCTGGCCACCAGACTGCTGCTAGCTAAGGAATTTAAACACAGAG gagcATCAGTGAAGTACAGCGTGCTCTATCTGCTGGGCCTGGCATTGCCGTATGTCCACTTCATGTTCCTCATCTGGGTGGTGTTTGAGATTTTCACGCCCATCATGGGACGCAGTGGCACAGAGATACCTCCCGAGGTGGTGCTGGCCTCGCTCGTCACCCTCACGaccatcttcctctcttcttttttt CTACATTTCATTTACTTAGTACGGAGCACAAAGTGGATCTTAGCTGGTCTTGCCTCAATATTCATCATCATGTTCCTGTTGGTGTCCAGTGGCCTCTTCTTTCCTTATTCAGGAAGTCCAGACAGCCCTCGGCCTAAACGTGTCTTCCTGCAG CATACGACGAGGACCTTCCACAATCTCCAGGGCCAAGTGGAGAGCCACGACTCGGGCCTTTGGATAAACAGCTTCGACTACACAGGCATACAGCACATCACACCCAACATCCCCGAGATCAATGACAGCGTCCGCACACACTGCCGGGAGGACCGGCCTTTCTGCGGTTACCCCTGGTTCCTGCCGGTGAAGTTCCTCAGCAA GAAGAACTGGTATCTTCCTGCCCCAGAGGTGTCTCCCAGCTCTCCACTGGAATTCAGGCTTCTGTCCAAAGAGGAGACCAGCTGGGGGACAATCAAGATGGCCTTCAGTGCTAAAG GGCCCAGCCACATGTCTCTGTATCTGATGCCTCACCGAGGAGCCAGcctctccacctggtccttcGGGGACGGGACACCTCAGTTTGACCTGAGCGGAGAATATTTTGTCTTCTATTCCCATGGCCTTGATGCTCCCACATGGAACTTCTGGTTTGAAATACAG cctcCCAGGGACCCAGATCCATCAGGCCCTGAAGGGATTATCTCTGTCGCCATTTCCTCCCACTATTTCTTTGGGGATGACCAGAGGACTGCTCAGCTGGAGGAACTCCTCCACAGGTTTCCGACATGGGCTTTTCCTTCATTTTGGGTCAGTACCTACGACATGTACCGTTACTGA